Proteins encoded in a region of the Sugiyamaella lignohabitans strain CBS 10342 chromosome B, complete sequence genome:
- the EAP1 gene encoding putative cell wall adhesin (Enhanced Adherence to Polystyrene; similar to S. pombe predicted GPI-anchored SPBPJ4664.02; similar to RBT1; internal hexapeptide PATEST repeat region is expanded in allelic CaP19.8979; identical to C. albicans morphogenetic related gene CPH3 (AAM46085); no clear allele) has protein sequence MINRKTLIYLLSVLILATALPVENNSVFDPSDIEIEVHRSRLDKRLFDVSVTSDSNTVLGSANIGPGLELISSTTTSTSHNPVTSTGYRSSSIADLSSTTVRLGGLTSTSSTTISTTTKSDYGSTTSADFLSTTVSLGEEITDTSKTLPTTTTVSLEGLTSTRGEAVSTTTTTKSDYGTTTSADFSSTTVRLGGLTSTSSETATTTTSSNYGSTISTDFSSTTVRQGEVITTTSKTVPTTTASSTSTSKTTSSSTASASFSELASVIISQSLNLQSGSTTSTQPGATGFAISTSSALSANPADPNIQFGNLRTSRTSGNYLSSTISIGSSSRVGTSTSTTSTTTSTTAIGRKSEGTSSNAITSTSSSSTTIASVGTTSSEASTVYTTSTVTSSSVGTTSTISTIRRGTSSIVETTSSIASSSTTILDRGATSDSGSTTNGRSSRTSVIDLSASEINSMTSAISTSQLNSLTTVSTPLVAVNPNILFHTTVTEKTSSTKLATSTQTSSSSTTKTRTTQYHDTTESSTTTKYHTTSTGTSHQSSSTTSKYHTSSTTSRHQTTSTSQHHTTSTSSKHYISSTSTKHQTSSTTSKHQTSSTTSKYHTTTATSKHHTSSTTSKPRTTTTSKHHTSSASSKHHTTSTTSEHQTSSTTSKRQTSSTTSKHQTSSTTSKHHASSTTSKQHTTGTTSKHHTSSTTSKHHTISTGRRHHTPSTTSKHHTTSTSKHHTSSTTSKHHTSSTSTKQHTTSTSKHHTTSTSKHHTTSTSKHHTSSTISKHHTSSTSTKHHTTSTSKHHTTSTSKHHTSSTTNKHHTSSTSTKHHTTSTSKHHTTSTSKHHTSSTTNKHHTSSTSTKHHTTSTSKHHTTSTSKHHTSSTTSKHHTSSTSTKQHTTSTSKHHTTSKHHTSSTTSKQHTTSTTSKHHTSSTTSKHRTISTGRRHHTPSTTSKHHTTSTNKHHTTSTTSKHHTTSTTSKHHTFSTTSKHHTTSTTSKHHTTSTSSKHHTISTGQRHHTPSTTSKHHTSSTSKHHTTSTTKHHTSSTSTKHHTSSTTSNHHTISTGRRHHTPSTTSKHHTTSTSTHHTTSTTSKHHTSSTTSKHHTSSTTSKHHTSSTTSKHHTSSTTSKHHTTSTSKHHTPSTTSKHHTSSTTSKHHTTSTSNHHTSSTSSKHHTSSTTSKHHTSSTTSKHHTSSTTSEHHTSSTSTKHHTSSTTSKHHTSSTTSKHHTSSTTSKHHSTSTSKHHTSSTTSKHHTSSTTSKYHTSSTSTKHHTTSTTSKHHTISTGRRHHTPSTTSKHHTTSTTKHHTSSTSTKHHTSSTTSKHHTTSTSTKHHTTSTSKHHTTSSTSKHHTSSTTSKHHISSTTSKHHTTSTTSKHHTISTGRRHHTPSTTSKHHTTSTSKHHTSSTTSKHHTSSTSTKHHTTSTTSKHHTSSTTSKHHTTTTSNHHTSSTSSKHHTSSTTSKHHTSSTTSKHHTSSTTSKHHTTSTSTKHHTTSTSKHHTTSSTSKHHTSSTTSKHHISSTTSKHHTTSTTSKHHTISTGRRHHTPSTTSKHHTTSTSKHHTSSTTSKHHTSSTSTKHYTTSATSKHHTSSTTSKHHTSSTTSKHHTTSTTSKHHTISTGRRHHTSTTTSKHHTSTTTSKHHTTSTSKHHTSSTTSKHHTTSTSKHHTSSTTSKHHTSSTTSKHHTTSTTSKHHTISTGRRHHTSTTTSKHHTSTTTSKHHTTSTSKHHISSTTSKHHTTSTTSKHHTISTGRRHHTPSTTSKHHTSSTTSKHHTSSTTSKHHTSSTTSKHHTTSTTSKHHTTSTSKHHTSSTTSKHHTTSTTSKHHTTSTSTKHHTTSTTSKHHTISTGRRHHTSSTTSKHHTSSTTSKHHTTSTTSKHHTSSTTSKHHTSSTSSKHHTTSTTSKHHTTTTEHHTSSTTSKHHSTSTSKHHTTSTTSEHHTTSTSKHHSTSSTTEHHTTSTSRHHTTSTTSEHPTSSTSTHQTTVSSSRSSTSIYSSSIGSSSSSSAHQTTVSSSRSSTSIYSSSIGSSSSSSATSSFQQTSSTSSHFSSVPITPRSFPISGSTSGISSTLIGTSSSELKSTTVSTSKSAGTTSSITTSSMVSSNTRPSSLSSSGSTTLPLSSVITSSTLSASSSASSRIESSSGSSLSTSLSSFSSAFTSSSMSLSSATSSLSSSSITTSASSVSISSPSSSLSSTASSSSLVSSPLTNSRSSISSVEVSSTSTQSGNPLCAREGGCGGMSTSREAITTGSSMIVTSSAILSPTSPASLPTTRFVVTTSPTSHQSGHIQKPSTKIAAVSFTTKAVTITSFETIVKTIPCSTATPGGQTTAKVSTQVLTKLETILVTVPCATQTGQPTNSFTFSTTIVENVKAVTVTLPCTTGNQAEQQAPTITTRLVTELETIVLKIPFTTSTTEAFNGKLVPTSSFVTIFTGSSLGPGSGNSNVNPNQGSSSNTANSSGSGSGTPENETGSMISANLPEGSGLGTNQGTSSTKEAPEQATSVQGSFESTETAASISVESSSTSVPEEAASGPTPPLLKPGGSSTTTLPPQSSNKVPSVASSGSTLPSSLPVSTEIVYSNSGTHSSSICSTTLGVILALFLIYN, from the coding sequence ATGATTAATCGAAAGACGTTAATTTACCTTTTATCAGTACTGATATTAGCTACTGCATTGCCCGTCGAAAATAACAGTGTATTCGACCCTTCGGACATTGAAATCGAGGTCCATAGATCCAGGTTGGATAAAAGGCTTTTCGATGTGTCCGTTACCAGTGATTCAAACACTGTCCTGGGAAGCGCGAATATTGGACCCGGCCTTGAACTCATCTCATCCACGACTACCAGTACGTCCCATAACCCTGTCACTTCTACAGGATATAGGAGTTCATCTATTGCAGACTTATCATCGACTACAGTAAGACTGGGGGGGCTAACTTCTACTTCGAGTACAACAATATCTACcacaacaaaatcagacTATGGAAGTACAACTTCTGCTGACTTCTTATCTACAACAGTAAGTCTAGGGGAGGAAATTACTGATACAAGTAAAACATTACCTACAACGACTACAGTAAGTCTAGAAGGGCTTACTTCCACTAGGGGTGAAGCAGTAtctaccactaccactacaAAATCCGACTACGGAACTACAACCTCTGCTGACTTCTCATCGACAACAGTAAGATTAGGAGGGTTAACTTCCACTTCGAGTGAAACAGCAACTACCACTACAAGTTCAAACTATGGAAGTACAATATCTACCGACTTCTCATCGACAACAGTGAGACAAGGGGAAGTAATTACTACTACAAGTAAAACAGTACCTACCACCACAGCCAGTTCAACAAGTACATCCAAGACAACTAGCTCCAGCACAGCAAGTGCATCATTTTCGGAGTTAGCATCTGTCATCATTAGTCAGTCTCTAAATCTTCAATCAGGAAGCACTACATCCACCCAGCCAGGTGCTACAGGGTTTGCTATTTCCACATCCTCCGCGCTATCTGCAAATCCCGCGGATCCAAACATTCAATTTGGTAATCTTAGGACCTCCAGAACAAGCGGCAACTACTTAAGCAGTACAATCAGCATcggcagtagcagtagagTAGGAACTTCTACTAGTACAACTAGCACAACTACAAGTACGACTGCTATTGGCAGAAAAAGTGaaggcaccagcagcaatgccATTACTAGTACATCAAGTAGCAGTACTACCATTGCCAGCGTTGGAACTACCAGCAGTGAAGCCAGTACTGTATACACTACAAGCACCGTAACCAGTAGCAGCGTTGGAACTACTAGCACTATTAGCACCATCAGAAGGGGTACCAGTAGTATTGTTGAAACTACTAGCAGCATTGCCAGTAGTAGCACTACTATCCTCGATCGTGGCGCTACAAGCGATTCCGGTAGCACTACAAATGGCAGGAGTAGTAGGACAAGCGTTATCGATCTCAGTGCCAGTGAGATAAACAGTATGACAAGCGCTATTAGCACATCTCAACTCAATTCATTGACCACAGTGAGTACACCTCTGGTGGCGGTAAATCCTAATATACTGTTCCATACTACAGTTACGGAGAAGACCAGCTCAACAAAACTAGCGACATCAACAcaaacttcttcttcatcaactaCCAAAACGAGAACTACGCAATATCATGATACCACAGAATCTTCTACCACTACTAAGTACCATACTACCAGTACTGGGACTAGCCACCAAAGTTCTAGCACGACTAGTAAGTAtcacacttccagtactactagtagGCACCAAACTACAAGTACTAGTCAACATCATACTACAAGTACCTCAAGTAAGCACTACATTTCCAGTACCTCAACAAAGCACCAGACTTCgagtactactagcaagcaccagacttccagtactactagcaaatACCACACAACAACTGCTACCAGTAAGCACCATACTTcaagtactactagcaagccCCGCACAactactactagcaagcaccacacttccagtGCCTCAAGTAAGCACCATACtaccagtactactagcgAACACCAgacttccagtactacaAGTAAGCGCCAGACTTcaagtactactagcaaacaccagacttccagtactacaAGTAAGCATCATGCTTcaagtactactagcaagcaACACACTACTggtactactagcaagcatcacacttccagtactaccaGTAAGCATCATACTATcagcactggcagaagACATCATACTCCTAGTACCACGAGtaagcaccacactacgagtaccagtaagcatcatacttcaagtactactagcaagcatcacacttccagtacttCAACTAAACAGCACACTACAAGtactagcaagcaccacactacaagtactagcaaacaccacactacGAGTACCAGTAAGCATCATACTTCAAGTACTATTAgtaagcaccacacttccagtacctCAACTAAACACCACACTACAAGtactagcaagcaccacactacAAGTACCAGTAAGCATCATACTTCAAGTACTACTAacaagcaccacacttccagtacctCAACTAAACACCACACTACAAGtactagcaagcaccacactacAAGTACCAGTAAGCATCATACTTCAAGTACTACTAacaagcaccacacttccagtacctCAACTAAACACCACACTACAAGtactagcaagcaccacactacaagtaccagtaagcatcatacttcaagtactactagcaagcaccacacttccagtacctCAACTAAACAGCACACTACAAGTACTAGCAAACATCACACTACTAGTAAGCATCATACTTcaagtactactagcaagcaacacactactagtactactagcaagcatcacacttccagtactaccaGCAAGCATCGTACTATcagcactggcagaagACATCATACTCCTAGTACCACGAGtaagcaccacactacGAGTACCAAtaagcaccacactactagtactactagcaagcatcacactactagtactaccagtaagcaccacactttcagtactactagcaagcaccacactactagtactactagcaagcatcacactactagtactagCAGTAAGCATCATACTATCAGCACTGGCCAAAGACATCATACTcctagtactactagcaaacaccATACTTCCAGTACTAGCAAACATcacactactagtactactaaGCATCATACTTCCAGTACCTCAACTAAAcaccacacttccagtactaccaGTAACCATCATACTATcagcactggcagaagACATCATACTCCTAGTACCACGAGtaagcaccacactacGAGTACCAGTACGCATCatactactagtactactagcaagcaccacacttctagtactactagcaaacaccATACTTCCAGcactactagcaagcaccacacttccagtaccactagtaagcaccacacttccagtactactagcaaacaccacactactAGTACCAGTAAGCATCATACTCCTAGTACCACTagcaaacaccacacttctagtactactagcaaacaccacactacGAGTACCAGCAATCATCATACTTCAAGTACTAgtagcaagcaccacacttccagtactaccagtaagcaccacacttccagtactactagcaaacatcatacttccagtactactagcgAACATCATACTTCCAGTACCTCAACTAAAcaccacacttccagtactaccagcaagcaccacacttccagtactaccagcaagcaccacacttccagtactactagcaaacaccacagtactagtactagtaagcaccacacttctagtactactagcaaacaccATACTTCCAGCACTACTAGCAAGTaccacacttccagtacctCAACTaaacaccacactactagtactaccaGTAAGCATCATACTATcagcactggcagaagACATCATACTcctagtactactagcaaacaccacactactagtactaccaAGCATCATACTTCCAGTACCTCAACTAAAcaccacacttccagtactactagtaAGCACCATACTACCAGTACCTCAACTAAACATCACACTACAAGtactagcaagcaccacactactAGTTCTACCAgtaagcaccacacttcgAGTACTACCAGCAAGCACCACAtttccagtactactagcaagcaccacactactagtactaccaGTAAGCATCATACTATcagcactggcagaagACATCATACTcctagtactactagcaaacaccacactactagtaccagtaagcatcatacttcaagtactactagcaagcaccacacttccagtacctCAACTaaacaccacactactagtactaccagtaagcaccacacttccagtactactagcaaacaccacactacGACTACCAGCAATCATCATACTTCAAGTACTAgtagcaagcaccacacttccagtactaccagtaagcaccacacttccagtactactagcaaacaccacacttccagtactactagtaAGCACCATACTACCAGTACCTCAACTAAACATCACACTACAAGtactagcaagcaccacactactAGTTCTACCAgtaagcaccacacttcgAGTACTACCAGCAAGCACCACAtttccagtactactagcaagcaccacactactagtactaccaGTAAGCATCATACTATcagcactggcagaagACATCATACTcctagtactactagcaaacaccACACCACTAGTACCAGTAAGCATCATACTTcaagtactactagcaagcaccacacttccagtacctCAACTAAACACTACACTACTAGTGCTACCAgtaagcaccacacttctagtactactagcaaacaccatacttcaagtactactagcaagcaccacactactagtactaccaGTAAGCATCATACTATcagcactggcagaagGCATCACACTTCAactactactagcaaacaccacacttcaactactactagcaaacaccacactacaagtactagcaagcaccacacttccagtactactagcaaacaccacactactagtactagtaagcaccacacttccagtactactagcaaacaccatacttcaagtactactagcaagcaccacactactagtactaccaGTAAGCATCATACTATcagcactggcagaagGCATCACACTTCAactactactagcaaacaccacacttcaactactactagcaaacaccacactacaagtactagcaagcaccacatttccagtactactagcaagcaccacactactagtactaccaGTAAGCATCATACTATcagcactggcagaagACATCATACCCCTAGTACCACTAgtaagcaccacacttctagtactactagcaaacaccATACTTCCAGcactactagcaagcaccacacttccagtactactagcaaacaccacactactagtactactagcaagcaccacactactagtactagtaagcaccacacttctagtactactagcaaacaccacactactagtactactagcaagcaccacactacCAGTACCTCAACTaaacaccacactactagtactaccaGTAAGCATCATACTATCAGCACTGGCAGACGGCATCACACTTcaagtactactagcaaacaccacacttcaagtactactagcaaacaccacaccactagtactactagcaagcaccacacttcgagtactactagcaagcaccacacttcgAGTACCTCAAGTAAGCACCACACcactagtactactagtaAGCATCAcactactaccactgaGCACCAtacttccagtactactagcaagcaccacaGTACAAGTACCAGTAAGCATCatactactagtactacaAGTGAACACCACACTACAAGTACTAGTAAGCACCACAGTACAAGTTCTACAACTGAACACCATACTACAAGTACTAGTAGGCACCATACTACAAGCACTACTAGTGAGCACCCTACttccagtaccagtacACACCAGACGACTGTGTCAAGCTCACGATCCAGCACAAGTATATATTCTTCAAGTATTggctccagctccagctccagtgCGCACCAGACGACTGTGTCAAGCTCACGATCCAGCACAAGTATATATTCTTCTAGTATTggctccagctccagctccagtgCCACCTCATCCTTCCAACAAACCTCAAGCACGAGTTCACATTTTAGCTCAGTTCCCATTACTCCAAGATCGTTTCCCATTTCTGGATCCACCTCTGGCATTAGCAGTACACTGATAGGTACATCCTCCTCCGAACTCAAGTCAACTACCGTTTCGACAAGTAAATCAGCAGgaaccaccagctccattACTACCTCTTCTATGGTGTCTAGCAATACAAGACCATCATCCTTATCTTCAAGTGGTAGTACAACGCTGCCATTATCTTCGGTCATAACTAGTTCGACGTTATCGGCGTCGTCATCTGCAAGCTCAAGAATTGAATCATCGTCAGGGTCTTCATTATCCACAAGCCTATCAAGTTTTTCTTCTGCATTTACTTCTAGCTCCATGTCCCTTTCGTCTGCTACATCCTCTCTCTCATCAAGTAGCATAACAACAAGTGCATCTAGCGTATCTATATCATCACCTTCATCGTCCTTGTCATCTACAGCAAGCAGCTCATCTTTggtttcttctccattAACTAATTCTAGATCTTCTATCTCATCAGTTGAGGTAAGTTCTACGAGTACACAATCTGGAAATCCACTCTGTGCCAGAGAAGGAGGTTGCGGCGGTATGTCTACTTCTCGGGAAGCCATAACCACGGGCTCTTCCATGATAGTCACAAGCAGTGCTATTCTAAGCCCAACCTCCCCTGCAAGTCTGCCAACGACCCGTTTTGTTGTAACTACTTCACCAACCTCTCATCAAAGTGGCCACATCCAAAAACCGTCTACGAAAATAGCAGCTGTAAGTTTCACTACTAAGGCCGTCACAATCACCAGCTTTGAAACAATCGTCAAGACCATTCCTTGTAGCACAGCAACTCCCGGAGGGCAAACCACTGCGAAAGTATCAACACAAGTTCTTACCAAGCTGGAAACTATCCTAGTTACTGTGCCCTGTGCCACGCAAACTGGTCAACCAACGAACTCATTCACATTTTCAACAACGATAGTCGAGAATGTTAAAGCAGTGACTGTTACTTTACCTTGTACGACGGGCAATCAAGCTGAGCAGCAGGCGCCGACTATAACAACTCGCCTAGTGACAGAGCTTGAAACGATAGTCCTAAAAATCCCATTTACAACCTCTACCACCGAGGCATTCAATGGCAAGCTAGTCCCAACTTCTAGTTTCGTTACCATATTTACTGGCAGTTCCCTCGGGCCCGGCAGTGGTAATAGCAATGTAAATCCCAACCAAGGCTCATCGAGTAATACTGCTAATAGCTCCGGCTCTGGCAGCGGTACGCCCGAAAATGAGACTGGCTCAATGATATCAGCTAATCTGCCGGAGGGTAGCGGGTTGGGCACAAACCAAGGCACTTCATCAACTAAAGAGGCTCCAGAACAAGCCACTTCAGTACAAGGTTCCTTCGAATCTACTGAAACTGCTGCATCAATTTCTGTCGAATCATCCAGTACTTCAGTTCCTGAGGAAGCTGCCAGTGGTCCTACACCTCCATTATTGAAACCGGGCGGATCATCCACAACCACTTTGCCACCCCAATCGAGTAACAAGGTTCCTTCCGTTGCATCTTCGGGGAGCACTCTGCCTTCTTCACTCCCTGTTTCCACAGAAATTGTATATTCTAATTCCGGCACACATTCATCATCCATATGTTCAACTACACTTGGGGTAATTTTGGCTCTATTTCTTATCTACAACTGA
- the PEX28 gene encoding Pex28p (Peroxisomal integral membrane peroxin; involved in the regulation of peroxisomal size, number and distribution; genetic interactions suggest that Pex28p and Pex29p act at steps upstream of those mediated by Pex30p, Pex31p, and Pex32p; GO_component: GO:0016021 - integral component of membrane [Evidence IEA]; GO_component: GO:0016021 - integral component of membrane [Evidence ISM] [PMID 12192589]; GO_component: GO:0016020 - membrane [Evidence IEA]; GO_component: GO:0005778 - peroxisomal membrane [Evidence IEA]; GO_component: GO:0005778 - peroxisomal membrane [Evidence IDA] [PMID 12707309]; GO_component: GO:0005777 - peroxisome [Evidence IEA]; GO_function: GO:0003674 - molecular_function [Evidence ND]; GO_process: GO:0007031 - peroxisome organization [Evidence IEA]; GO_process: GO:0007031 - peroxisome organization [Evidence IDA,IGI,IMP] [PMID 12707309]), whose protein sequence is MVPGFDHRHPFPDYLLPQISPRVSEFNVVDSPEDILAMRREQHTALAKTKAKHKRSGSSIETARSLATKADTTRSSDLGRSGLPNAENTSLNGITNELAQSKPLEKDDNDAEEQEAKDMLKSVRQLQALLNDIANLLDVIEELFYGIGSFAGDERTSTAVYLLLLIGIFILPVGASLIPVNFSVAVMGWAAVGLLHPVVGKEVKRIKVEYLDVEELILGDLFRDFEAKEIIIENHGPEDTREVEIFELQRQGLTPRLWDAWVFTPLIYSEKSIYRISEERPPGCAFIESVLPPPGWYFDDQHPWILDEMTKAWVLDRSVLNVEIDLDEHWAYDYRGGQRGEWRRRRWTRTCFRGPMPPRKR, encoded by the coding sequence ATGGTTCCAGGATTCGATCATAGACACCCATTTCCTGATTACTTGTTACCTCAAATCTCCCCAAGGGTGTCAGAGTTTAATGTTGTAGATTCCCCTGAGGATATTCTGGCAATGAGACGTGAGCAACATACAGCGCTGgcaaaaacaaaagcaaAACATAAAAGGTCGGGCTCAAGCATAGAAACGGCACGTAGCCTTGCAACGAAAGCTGACACCACACGTTCCAGTGATCTAGGTCGTAGTGGCCTCCCAAATGCTGAGAACACTTCCTTGAATGGCATAACAAATGAGTTGGCTCAATCGAAACCCTTAGAAAAGGATGACAACGATGCTGAGGAACAGGAGGCGAAAGATATGCTCAAATCAGTTCGCCAGCTTCAGGCTCTGCTAAATGATATCGCCAATCTTCTGGATGTGATAGAAGAGCTTTTTTATGGAATTGGTAGTTTTGCAGGGGATGAGAGAACATCGACTGCTGTATAtttactgctgttgattggtatatttattctgcCTGTGGGGGCCTCTTTAATACCTGTGAATTTTTCTGTGGCAGTTATGGGATgggctgctgttggtctATTGCATCCAGTGGTAGGTAAGGAAGTGAAACGCATCAAAGTTGAATACCTAGATGTGGAGGAGCTCATACTTGGGGATTTATTTAGAGACTTCGAAGCTAAAGAGATCATCATTGAGAATCATGGCCCCGAAGATACTCGTGAAgttgaaatttttgaacTACAGCGTCAAGGGCTAACCCCACGTCTATGGGATGCTTGGGTGTTTACTCCTCTGATCTATAGTGAGAAGTCTATTTATCGAATATCAGAGGAGAGGCCTCCTGGATGTGCCTTCATTGAGTCAGTTCTACCTCCTCCGGGATGGTATTTTGACGACCAGCATCCCTGGATTCTCGACGAAATGACAAAGGCGTGGGTGCTTGATAGATCTGTATTGAATGTTGAGATCGATCTGGACGAGCATTGGGCTTATGATTATAGAGGGGGCCAACGTGGCGAAtggagaaggagaagatgGACGAGGACTTGTTTCAGGGGTCCAATGCCACCAAGAAAGAGGTAA